GACCAACATAAAGATTTCAAGTGCCTTTGCAGATCGGGCATTATAGAAATATCTCTTGAAATAAAGGTTGAAGATGTTATTGTTTTAtcgttataaaaaaaatgaggacaaatataaacataaatgcAACCATGTAACATCGTCACCAGAATGATGTTTTTAGAATGACAAAATCAATTTATCAAGCACTCtctaaaaaagttaaaagacataaaaaaaaagtatttctatcaaaaagatataaaagttatttgttatagtcttaaatgaatttttgtaaatactttggatagaaattttcataattttcaagaaatttaaatataggggattttagttgattttattttaaactcttttattttaaaagtaatttacgTAGATAAAGTAGTTCAAATTTAttgagttttgaattttttattctaataaattatttacaattattatCAATTGGTGATTTTTTCAATAGGTCGAAATTAATCTTTTGACTAAATTCTATAAGATTTTATCAATTAAGGCCAATAAAGATTTTTCTTCATATGTTGTCTTTTTCTACatcaaaacataataataaaacatgataaataaaaaagccTTATCAGTCTATAaccaaaaattaataatatatttattttaaatacatgactttttttaagtatttatgtttaattaattttaatcttataaaaaataacaaaacataaattaataatgcaataaattaaaaaattatttttagttaaaatatcaatataacatttatacgaataataataaattttctctcaatttcagaaaaaataatattattctattttgaaaaaatttatatatatatatatatatatatatatatatatatatatatatatatatatatatacatatatatatactaaattgTGTCACCAAAACTTaacactccacaacaaaatttttataaaaaaatttaaaaaattattaatttttttgaaaaaatatcaatattagcGTGTGACATGCACGTAACGTTAttagtatttcttttttatcaaaaaaatagaaactaataagatatttttcaaaaattaaaaaaaaattgaaacttttttaaaaataaaaataatttaaacactCCCAAGGTGACCATCCTATTAATGAATtctactaatattttattataccCACAATAATCTATTCTATGTTGGaaactaatattttaagttGTGATACTCATTTTCTACATTCATCATCTATACAAAAATCAAAACAGAGCAATAAAATCTATTGTATACATTCCATGtcgaataaaattaatttgattttttaactaaatttaatcttgcatcaataaatttagttattaaacACTCGGGTTACTGAATTTTATACACGAAATGTTTCTTTTTGAAACATGTTTAGGTATTTATTAGTTAAAACATTGCATGAAAAGattctaaattaataatttgtaCTTATACACATATTTTCATTGTAATTGTGatagattatatataaatatataatataccagttcatatttttaatataagagaaCAGTTAGAATAAGACTGTAAATAAAGTATTAAGGTTACAGTCATCTCAAAACAGAAGTcatagtttaaaatttaaactcatTAGAGTAATTCAAAATGAGCAGAAGCCTATGGATCCTAACTAGGCTAAGCAGCGGTGTCATCACCATCCAGGGCCTACTCCAGGGGTACCTCATCCACctttgctcacatccaagtggatgatcattacAACAGAAACACAATACAAACAACAGACAAACACAAgcagaagggtgagctagatatacaaaaatcatgttataacaatcaCACCCAACATGCAAGTTTAATTCATATATACTGGGTCACTTAACACAACTTGTTACactttaaacttgactcgtccggacttagaatgattgtcaagctatggcgggtcatgcactcgtggtggcctctactgctttgcaaagccattgccaatgagtttcaccctaccacactcacgaggttagtccgttatcactcacattgggccatactggaagcacccaagactaggacctcctgctactactcacgacatggttcaatcctctctacttgagaatgattgatcattgtagtttcaggataacccctaagactgagcttccatgcaaatcattctaaaacacaccaagggcaccaccatggatcttctccttgaagatcatggaattacgtccaataacatagggcaccaccatgtaacctccctttaagatccatggaattacgtccatcaaccatacttttaaaaccacatactttGAAAAACCAATCATACCTTTGAATCACATACACTTTCACTTTAACAATATACAACATGTTTGAATCCCATCATACAATACAATCTGCTCCAACACATACTTCACAAACCATACAACATTCAACTCTATGTGAAACAATACAAAAGAGAAGATAGAGAATAAAATCCTGAATGTCTCGCACAACGCACCCCTTCGCACAGCGAGACTAAGAGCTTTTCGCACAGTGCACACTACTCACAGGACGAATTAACTCACAAAGGTACCAGGCCTCAAATCTCTCGCATAGCTCACCCCGATCGCTATGCGAGAGCCTAGACAAAGAGTACCCCTCCCAAAGCCTCGCTATGCGCCCAATCTCGGCTTTCGAATTAATATGGCAGTGACTCCAGGCCACCACCAGTCGCACAACGACtagattcgctatgcgaatcaccaGACAGAGAGCAGCACCCTCCagccattcgcacagcgcaccagctCGCACAGCGAATGACCCAGACAGTGAACACTCTCTACAAGGACTCGTTATGCGAGACAACTTGCATATCGACTCTCCATCATCTGCAGAacgcaaattctgcagaatcatgCACTCACACCAGCCCTTACCATTTCTAAGCCATTTCTCCAatttctaacacccttaattcatgttttacacctaattaaacttatctagaTGTTCCTAATCCTTCCTACTACACTTCTAAAGGGATTACACTCAACTTTTACTCCTCAACATCAATTTCCACAACTTGAAGATCCCAAACCCCATTCCACCAATTTGCACTGATTTGGATCACTTTGGTCACTttaacaagtcacaatacacttGCTAAGACTGCCCCAACATACCACAAGATCCTTAGACCActaactctcaaattcactatcCCACTTCTTCTAAAATAACCTAAAACACTATCAAATTCCCTCAACATACACCTAAGCTCTCACAGCAGATTCCTTCATCTAAAATACTCAATTTCAGTTACACATCAAATCCCAATCAATTCACAAGCATCAGTTCACAGATTCACAGATGCACATTCCAATACATATCATTCCATCTACTCAAAACTTAACATGCAAACCAAGCAGTAGAAATAATACATAACTCAGTATATACACATACATGCAACTAATTATAAAGAAGTatttctagctccccttacctcagagtTGAACTGCCCAGCTCACAAGAATGTTTCTCTACAATACCTAACACAGCAAGGACCCAACcaaaccctacaaaccaccaCATTGATGGTAgaaaacaactcttagagctagaatttGACAGAGATTTGAAGAAATGTGTTTCTAGTTACATGTAACCAGTAGAGTCGAATGTCCTAGGTTCCAAGGCAACGGAGGAGAAAGGAAGAACTACTTACCGGTGAGAAGGAAGAAAGTGATCGGTTCAAAATGGAGCCCTCTACGATGGGAACGCTCAAACACCACCTTATCAACAATCCGATGGCTCAATAAGAAGAGATTgaagagagaaggcagagatatggtagagagaagacagAGAAAATCTGAAAACTGAGTTCTAGAGAGAGAATGAGGTTTGGTTAATGAACCAGGATGTCTGAAATGTgcttttaaatgaaaaatttatggtCTCATTAACTTAATTACCCTATTAactttctaattcattttcagGTTCTTACATTCGTTCCTtgcaatattaaaataatatacaataataaaataattacaataaatatttatatttttattcatttccaTTATGAATATTATGATAAGTTATTGAAATATAGATACtagtatatataaattacttaTAAGAAACAGTCTTCTGTCACCATACTTGTTAAATACAACAATGCATAACTATAAATAATTgcctaatttatttaaaatctggCATATAATCAcgaaataaatattaaagtatttaataattcaataatataattaataatttaataatgcATTTACATATAATAGAGTTTCTCCTTTTTCGCACACAAAACAGacatatttacaaatattattattaataaatttaaaaaatatagttataaaatgttattttacttGTTCATTTTTAACAATGTTATTTTCCAACTGTCATAACTTCCTTGTATCCTTAAATGTGGCCCTAAAATTGACCCAACCCAAACACCAACAATTGGTCTAAGCCACGTGACTATAAACAAGAAATAAATGGTCCACAaacaagatgatgaccaacaacTTTTTACCCTAAAATCAAGAACAATAGGAAGCCAACACACGCATCTATCTTTctatcatcatcttcttcaaccaCCGGTTCAGATTCCTCTACAATTCTATTTCCTTTTCCTATTTTAATCTTCTTAATCAAATAAATACTACCAATGTTCTCAACCTTACTAGATAATCTAATTTCTCTCTAAAACTATACAAActagtataattttttcttcattacaacaaaatatgttgttgttttacaaattagaaacaattatactaaaatcatataaaactaatataaatagaaactaTTTTCCCTGCATGTTTATTACAAAAGTAACtcatttaaaattgttaatCATAATTatgtgttaattaattacttttaaatgtattttcagATTACTATAAAACAGCTTAATGAACTTAATGTTATATTTACTCTTAGCGTTCATCTCTTAACAAAAGACAATGATgtcttttctttatattatatattatatgaccAATGACTCAACAAGGTACTAGTCggttctttttctatttttcatttttaattttgttttttactagAAAATCAAAAACCTCATAAAAATTTTCTGATGGGTCTCCTCTCCCAACTCAAaagctgataaaaaaaaatatcctttTGATTGAAGTGTGTTTTGGTTATTTTAGGTTTTGTTATTTGATGAATCTGATCATCTCTTCTTGACAGGAACAATAACTGTCTACTTCTATTCACGGTTTCAGTAGTTGTTGTTGTCCTTGTTCTTTGGATCTTcaatcattctttttttttttggatcaCATCATCTTTGAAGAGACCATTAACAACCTTCAGTTTATGCttcaatcatatatttttattttttgttttttattgtgtttttaaaCCAAGAAGTAATGGAAATGTTCTTAAGAAACCCTTTATACACAAACCCAGAACCTTGTCAGCACCTTGCTGAGTACAAGCTCAAACATGGTTTCAATGGCTACAAAGCCATCCAAAAGCTCCTTGTGACATCCCCTATTGGGAAAACCAGTGTGAAGAAACCCAAGGCGGTACCCAGATGCAGTTTCTGTAATGGCTGTGAAGGGCGGTTCTATTTGTGTCTGATTTGCTCTTCATTCTCATGTTTGGATCACACCATTTTGCACTCTCAGTCAGAAATTGGCCATGCTGTTTTTGTGGACATTGAAAGGGCTGAACTTTATTGTGGGGTGTGCTGTGATCAGTTGTATGACCCTGATTTTGATCGAGTTGTGATGTCTAAGCACTCAATGGGGTTGACAAGTGGTGCCACTGGGAATGAAAGCATTGGGCAGAGGTTGATCAAGAGGAGGAGATTGATTTCTGGGGTTGGGTTGAATTTTCAGAAATCTAAGTGTGGAGTTTCCACCAAGGATATGAGAGCTAAATCATGTTATCCTATGGGGTTGAGGGGATTGAACAATCTGGGTAGCACGTGTTTCATGAATTCTGTGCTCCAAGTGTTGCTTCATGCTCCTCCTGTCAGGGAGTATTTCCTTAGTGGTGGACACAGATTGGAAGCTTGTCATCGTAGAAGAACCACAGATCTGATGTGTTTGCTTTGTGAAGTCAATGCTATTTTTTCAGCTGTGTACTCCGGGGATCAGAATCCATATACTCCTGCTCAGTTTCTATACAGGTCTGATACTGCTCATACTCATGCTCTTGGGTTTTAGGTTTGTCTAATGAAAATAGTGACTGACATTTATCAGCGGATCTAATGATCTGCTTCAGTATGCTTTTAAATGTTCCTGAAAGAAAAACTGATTGAGTTACTGATTTGGTGTTCTCTGATAGTTGTTATGAGATATCTCATAGTGAATGGTATCTTTGAGAATTTGGTCTTTGATAAAATCTATTGACATTGTGTGATCCATGTGACCTCGTCTAGTGGGATAAAGCTTGTCATTGTTGAGTTTTCCGATATTCAATCAGTAAGCTTAGAAAAGAGGAAATTTATTGATTCCCTGAGCCTGACATTtagaattatgaaaatattcaaTTTGGTCTGACTAAAGTAGCAAAAGTAGCAACTTCTACTGTGAAGGTTTCTGTGAAGAAAGCAAGCATGTTTTTTGAGCACTTATGTTATCAGACAGCTCTAACTTGATTTGATGCTTATGTTCGAAGTTGATTATGTCTTTGTATGAAGCTAGTTGCAATTTAGATGGAGCAATGCCAGTTAAAACCGAAAAATTTTATCACTTTGGATTTGCACCCATTGTGTTGCTTTGGTGATCAAATTCTTGTTTCTTTCGAATGGTgaaactttttgtttttgtttcaagCTGGTGGCAGCATTCAGCAAATTTAGCGAGTTATGAACAGCAGGATGCTCACGAGTTTTTCATTTCGATGTTAGATGCAATCCATGAGAAAGAGGGCAAATCAAGAAATGGAAGCAAAGGTAATTGTTGCTGGTATCATAATGATGTACTTtgtctaaataataataatagttaaagtAATATTGGTGTAACTGGCTAGGAAGAATGTTGTTTCTGTGAACACATAACAGCTTTAATACCGAAGATTCATTCTGAAAATTATGCTGTCTGGGAAACATTGTAACTGAGAAAATCTAGACTTGTTACATTACTCAATTGTTGTTTTTCAAACGTATGATGCATGATTGTTGTTTTATACAGGTAACGAAGACTGTCAATGCATTGCTCATAGGGTGTTCTATGGGTTATTGAGATCAGATGTTACGTGCATGACCTGTGGATTCACCTCAACAACCTATGATCCTTGTGTTGACATTTCACTTAACTTGAACACCAGTGTCTCTTCAACAGAAAAGGGTAAAAAGCTTAACAAACGGAATGACGATGGAAGTCTGTCTACACTTTCAGGTTGTTTAGATTTGTTCACAAGGCCAGAGAAGTTGGGGTCAGACCAGAAACTTTACTGCCAGAATTGTCAGGAAAAGCAAGACTCTTTGAAGCAAATGTCCATTAGAAAGCTTCCATTAGTACTTAGTTTACATGTGAAACGATTTGAGCACTCTTTAGTCAAAAAGTCTTCAAGAAAAATAGACCGCTACCTACACTTCCCATTTTCCTTAGACTTGTCTCCATATTTGTCCTCCTCAATCCTCAGAGCCAGATATGGAAATAGAATTTATTCTTTTGGGGGTGATGAATCAGATATGTTTTCTGAGTTTGAAATTTTTGCTGTGGTGACTCATTCGGGTACGCTTGAATCCGGCCATTATGTTTCGTTCGTGCGTATAAGGAATCAATGGTACAAAtgtgatgatgcttggataacTGAGGTTGATGAAGCTACAGTTAGAGCTTCACAGTGTTACATGATTTTCTATGCTCAGAAAACTTTGTACAATAAAGCAAATGAAGACCAGAGTCACGCTCCAAATTCCCCTGGAAGAGAGCTATATTTTCCTATTGCTGGTTGTTGCTAGAGAGGAGGATTATAAAGTGAGTACTTGTCATTCAAAGAGTGGAATATAAGGTGCTTGTGGCGATGAAAGCCAGCTTGATGTTGAGTGAAGGAATTTATTTCTCTTCAAATTTCCCCTCAGGTTTGTAGAATCACAGATCATAGTTAACAAGACGGATTTGCAATATGCATCTCAGATGTTTGGACTGCTAAAATGCAGATATGGGAATGAGATGCCAGGTTGCTAATTTGATTCTAATTGAATATTTGCATGTGGTAATGTCATTAGCAGTTTTGCAACAAAGATCAAGGAGCCAGAAGTGACTCAACTCCTTCACAACTTTTCAAACTATGCTTACTCAAATTCTTTAATTGCAGGTAGTCATGTACATAACCCTTTTCAATTGATGCTAACAAAAGTTGTTCAACAACCATTGTTATTCTCCTGTCACCACCAAGTGAAGTGTGGAGCAAAAGAAAGTTAAAGGGAAAAAAGAGACTATGTTGATGACTGTTTCTAATTCCCGTGTCTAACAAGGACACTGTAATAACACTCATGACAAATTTTCACATGCCATTATGTCTGCTTTGTTGTTAGAGCGCAGATTACTTAATTGGATTGCTTATGTGGTGCACAATAGACGGGTTTTGTTGAAGGCAAGTTTATTCTTTTAAAGCTGATTTGAGGAATATTGCTGTTCCAACTTGAAGTTATGTTTGCTGGCTGAGAGAAAAATGCTGCTATATGATTAACAGTATCTTATattgaagtcaagaaaatagtCAATTGGTAATTGAAGGACAACATGTCactatattcatatattttttacaagTTTAAAGATTAGAAAACATGCAAGATAAATTTGGAATCAAAGGGTGAAAATGGATTTCTCTTTATCAGACTCCAGAATTTTTATCATCTGTCTGTATCTGATATTATATAGAGTTTAATTTctatatattaagattatttatgAAAGTTCAGAACCTGCCATCTGCTTAGTAATAGTTGTTTGGATGTGGTTACACATAGTAAATGATCTATATTTTTGCAGTAGCCATTATGTTGCAGTTAAAATTGGGAGATAAAAGGACAggtgttataataataatgaaagtgGCAAGTATtacagaattaaaaaaaaaactggttACTTCAAATGGGGCCTCCTAAAGcataaagaagagaaaagatgtATAAAGGTTAATATGAAGATGCTTAAAGATGAAGAAACGGTGAATTAAAAGGAAAAGCAATGCTAGTCTTCTATAGACAGATACTTGATAGCAGGGGAGGGTTCAAGACTGatacacttttttattttttctatgtaTGATTTGATCTAATGATGGCCCTCCAACTTTGGAACTATTCATCATTGAATGTCCTTCACCATTATTACTTCCACTTCTTGTTCTATAGTAAAAAAAGTACAACAAATCGAAAAGATGAGGATTTTGGGACATAGAAAAGCAGGGTAAAACAGGATCTCAATATAAAATTAGCaaataagaaaaagagattCTATGTATGCTAAAATTAAGAGAGAATATTTCAAGAAAACACAATGAAATACAAATTGAAACTATGTTATATAATTTCTTGTGTATAAGAATGGAGCTTTCTAGAACATAGGATTAAACAtgatgttttttaaaataacaatttgtaTGGATTCCCTATTTCTTCTAATGTACTGATGCTTACTCAGTATCATGAGAAGCATTTTAACTTGCAACAACTTGGCCATAAAATAACTATGATTATTAATAACATGAGACAGTCCTTGGAAAAAGAGATTAGAAAAAGGGGGAACCAAGTTAGGTGAACTACTTCTTAATGAGCAATGACCTAACGaagttaaaacttttatttatttttttcttcatagttTTAGTTGTCttatctaaaataaaacatgAGATAAGATTAGATactaaatataatgaatatgtCAATACCTAACATAAAACTATTctactttgttatttttatatcaaatgtaaaaaaaaatcctatcTAATTCGagtaaaatacatatatatttttattttatcttagaAAATCAGAGTCTTAGTTCCTGAGTAAAATTTTCGTTACTGTACGAAGCCCAATACTATCTGCATTCATTTGGATTCAGTATTGTCGTACATATTACAAGATTAGTCACTCAAATCCAATTTTTAATACCTTTGTTACCagtttttttaaggtttaatcattcacgaaATTCCTATTTTCGCgtggaatctcaatttagtctcgTTGTTTATGGAAATCTCAATAAACCCTACAAGATTAGTCACTCAAATCCAATTTTTAATACCTTTGTTACCagtttttttaaggtttaatcattcacgaaATTCCTATTTTCGCgtggaatctcaatttagtcccgtTGTTTAtggaaatctcaattgggtcccaaatttatgaaaattgcaacaattggatCATTTCCGTTAAATTGTCTCCAACGGCGTTAGtgtgtgtttgacgtggcacgtTGTAGTCAGTTTCTTAACTGACGTGGCTGACTGAAGTCAGTTTCTTAACTGACGtcgataattcaattttttaaataaaaagaaaatgaaagttttaaaccaaaattggGATTGAGATTGTTATTTTATCGAATTAGGGACTGGGATTCTTCTGATTTCTTCTAGGGTTCGTCCAAAGTTCAATCCATTTCACAAATTGGGGTATCATTttggggatttagggtttaatcCAAGTTGTGCTTGAAGATGCATCTCTGTTCGTCTTCATCATGCAGTGGGTGGCGGAAGCAAGACAGTAATGTGGTATGTGGTGGTGCTCGAGGAGGATGTAGCAATGATGGTCTGTTTTGCTATTGTGGGATGAAATGTGTTGTCAAAACTGCAAGAACAGTTAAGAACAGAGGCAAGCAATTTTGGGGCTGCCCTAAGTTCAAGGTAAGGTTTTTTTGTTGTTCTTATTTTGAGTTCGAGGGTGCCCTGATTGGTGTTTTCTTGTCACAGAATGGTGGTGAAGATGGTGGTTGCAATTATTTCACATGGTGTGCAGATCATAGGGTTGTTGAAACGGAAACGAGTGCAAAGTGTGAAGGCAACTCTGAGTCTTTGTTGAACAGAGAAGCAATGGAAGCTGGATGGAAGATTATAAGTGATTTGGACTTGTCAGTGAAGAAATTGGGAAATAGGCTTAATGTCTTGTTAGGGATTGTCTGTGTTCTTGTTGTGGTGAACATTATTGTACTTACAATAGTGTTTTTTCGTTCATAGGAATGATTTCATTGTACTTATGATGGAATGTACTTAGGATGCAATGAACCAAAGTTATTTTGACTATAAAAGTTTGTATTGTTTGTAACTTTTGGTAAGGAAGTAATTCAAAGTATTGATTGAAACTTTTGGCCAAAATACTCTTCGTAATGAACTGTCAACTAATAAGCACAATCATATGAAGTGGTTTCAAAGTGAACTGATAAGCACAAATTACATAAACTTCATAGAATTTACATTAATCTCAAGCACTATATAAAACTAGAATCTGTTGATCTTTCTGAGTCATGCCCATTTTGGATCATTCCTGGAGATTTATGGATAGTAATTGGCAACATTTATGTGGTTGATAGCTTCACCATTGTAAAAGACAAATTGAGACGTTTGTACCTTTTCATTCAAACACTGCCTCCAATCTTAGCATAACCACactataacttttaattataacttgagaCGTTTGTGCTAAAAGATAAATATGCTTTTCCTTCTAACACCATTTTCAGAAACATAACCATGTTAAAAGATCAGCATAACATCAATGCACAATATGTCCCAACTTCCATTCTTAACAAACTTAATATTTCTTCCATTATCCAACGCATAACTTTTTATAGCCTCCAAAATGTCTTGCTTTTCAGCAAAATATGTCCTAACTTCCCACTTAAAGTCAACCATACTTTTTGGCAACACAAATGTTGCAAAAGTCCCATAACCCTCTACATCGGTATCGTCTTCATCACTTTCTGCTCCACTAATTAATTGTTCAGATTCCCACTCATCATCTGACAAACCTCTATCATTCCCACCCTCCACATTAAAATCAAACATGCTGTTAGAACTCACACTGGAACATGGTCCACTAGAGTCATTTGCATACTTTGGACTTCCACTTTCACATTTCCCTCCAAATCTGCATGTATATCATCATCTATATCACAACCAACATTGAGATCAACAAGCCCCTCCAACCACTCAGTATTTCCATCACCACTACCATTCTCAAAAGAGGAATTCCAGCTTCGGATTTCCACATCTGCTTCAACTTCATTCTCTTCTTCACCTTTATGttcaccatcaccaccaacTTCCTGAACTTGTTCAACTCCatcaacctcttcctccataacagCCTCAACTTCCACTTGTTCACCCATCTCTTGTTCTTCACCATCAACATCACCCATCTCTTCCAACACACCACCAACTTGTTCAACTCTaacaacctcttcctccataacagCATCAACTTCCACTATTCACCCATCTCTTGTTCTTCACCATCAACATCACCCATCTCTTCCAACACACCACCAACTTGTTCAACTCTaacaacctcttcctccataacagCATCAACTTCCACTATTCACCCATCTCTTGTTCTTCACCATCAACATCACCCATCTCTTCCAACACACCACCAACTTGTTCAACTCTaacaacctcttcctccataacagCATCAACTTTCACTTGTTCACCCATCTCTTGTTCTTCACCATCAACATCactcatttgttgttgttcACAATCAATATCACCCTTCTCTTCAACTTGTCCTTCATCATTACCAACATATTCCAGCATATGTATGACTTCGGGTTCAAAAACAGGGTGTATCACAAACACATGCACCTCACCATTCAGCCTAGCTAAATTAACCATATGCATGGCAGCAGTGTCATCACACAGAGACTCTAACTTATCATCCAACACTGAAGCCCC
This window of the Vigna angularis cultivar LongXiaoDou No.4 chromosome 7, ASM1680809v1, whole genome shotgun sequence genome carries:
- the LOC108338565 gene encoding ubiquitin C-terminal hydrolase 22, with the protein product MEMFLRNPLYTNPEPCQHLAEYKLKHGFNGYKAIQKLLVTSPIGKTSVKKPKAVPRCSFCNGCEGRFYLCLICSSFSCLDHTILHSQSEIGHAVFVDIERAELYCGVCCDQLYDPDFDRVVMSKHSMGLTSGATGNESIGQRLIKRRRLISGVGLNFQKSKCGVSTKDMRAKSCYPMGLRGLNNLGSTCFMNSVLQVLLHAPPVREYFLSGGHRLEACHRRRTTDLMCLLCEVNAIFSAVYSGDQNPYTPAQFLYSWWQHSANLASYEQQDAHEFFISMLDAIHEKEGKSRNGSKGNEDCQCIAHRVFYGLLRSDVTCMTCGFTSTTYDPCVDISLNLNTSVSSTEKGKKLNKRNDDGSLSTLSGCLDLFTRPEKLGSDQKLYCQNCQEKQDSLKQMSIRKLPLVLSLHVKRFEHSLVKKSSRKIDRYLHFPFSLDLSPYLSSSILRARYGNRIYSFGGDESDMFSEFEIFAVVTHSGTLESGHYVSFVRIRNQWYKCDDAWITEVDEATVRASQCYMIFYAQKTLYNKANEDQSHAPNSPGRELYFPIAGCC